From a single Leishmania infantum JPCM5 genome chromosome 36 genomic region:
- a CDS encoding putative nuclear protein family a (nop10p) — translation MHLRVYMVDGKRVYTLKKVDPEGKPTLSAHPARFSPDDKFSRHRVTIKRRFKVLPSERRLQPL, via the coding sequence ATGCACCTTCGAGTGTACATGGTCGATGGTAAGCGTGTCTACACGCTAAAGAAGGTGGATCCGGAGGGCAAGCCGACTCTGAGCGCCCACCCCGCCCGCTTCAGCCCAGATGACAAGTTCAGTCGCCACCGCGTAACCATCAAGCGCCGTTTCAAGGTGCTGCCGTCGGAGCGTCGCCTGCAGCCGCTGTAA